The genomic region TCGACCTCGCCGGCCTGCGCGACGCCATCGCGTTGCAGGGCGGCGACCCGGCGCAGGTCAACCCGGTGGTGCCGACGCAATTGATCGTCGACCACTCGCTGGCGGTGGAAGCGGGCGGTTTCGACAAGCAGGCGTTCGAGAAGAACCGCGCCATCGAAGACCGTCGCAACGAAGACCGTTTCCACTTCATCAACTGGACGAAAAAGGCCTTCAAGAACGTCGACGTGATCCCGCCGGGCAACGGCATCATGCACCAGATCAACCTGGAGAAAATGTCTCCGGTGATCCAGGTGCGCGAGGGCGTCGCGTTCCCCGACACCTGCGTCGGCACTGACAGTCATACCCCGCACGTCGATGCGCTGGGCGTGATCGCCATTGGCGTTGGTGGCCTCGAGGCCGAGAGCGTGATGCTCGGTCGCGCGTCGTGGATGCGTCTGCCGGAAAGCGTCGGTGTCGAACTGACCGGCAAGCTGCAACCGGGCATCACCGCCACCGACATGGTGCTGGCGCTGACCGAATACCTGCGCAAACAGAAAGTCGTCGGCGCATGGCTGGAGTTCTTCGGCGAAGGCGCGGCGGCGCTGACCCTCGGCGACCGCGCGACCATCTCCAACATGGCCCCGGAATACGGCGCCACGGCGGCGATGTTTTACATCGACCAACAGACCATCGATTACCTGAAACTCACCGGTCGTGAAGACCAGCAAGTGCAGTTGGTCGAGCAGTACGCCAAGCTCACCGGCCTCTGGGCAGACAGTTTGAAAGGCGCGCAATACGAGCGCGGCCTGACTTTCGACCTGTCCTCGGTGGTGCGCAACATGGCCGGCCCGAGCAACCCGCACGCCCGCGTCGCGGTGTCGGATCTGGCCGCCAAAGGCATCTCCGGTCAGTGGGATGACGTGCCGGGGCAAATGCCCGACGGCGCGGTGATCATCGCCGCCATCACCAGTTGCACCAACACCAGCAACCCGCGCAACGTGATTGCCGCCGGCCTGCTCGCGCGCAACGCCAACAAGCTTGGCCTGACGCGCAAACCGTGGGTGAAATCCTCGCTGGCACCGGGTTCGAAAACCGTGGCGCTGTACCTCGACGAAGCGGGACTAACCACGGAACTGGAACAGCTCGGTTTCGGCGTCGTCGCCTTCGCTTGCACCACGTGCAATGGCATGTCCGGCGCGCTCGATCCACTGATCCAGCAAGAGATCATCGACCGCGACCTGTATGCGACTGCCGTGCTTTCCGGCAACCGCAACTTCGACGGCCGCATTCACCCGTATGCCAAGCAAGCGTTCCTCGCGTCGCCGCCACTGGTGGTCGCATACGCCATCGCCGGGACCATCCGTTTCGACATCGAAAAAGATGTGTTGGGCGTGGTCGATGGCAAGGAAATCCGCCTCAAAGACATCTGGCCGAGCGACGAAGAAATCGACGCCGTGGTGAAGTCTTCGGTCAAGCCTGAGCAGTTCCGTCAGGTCTACATTCCGATGTTCGCCGTCCACGAAGACACCGGCCCGAAAGTCACGCCGCTGTACGACTGGCGCGAAATGAGCACTTACATCCGCCGTCCGCCGTACTGGGAAGGCGCGCTGGCCGGCGCACGTCCGCTCAAGGGCATGCGCCCACTGGCGGTGCTGCCGGACAACATCACCACCGATCACCTGTCGCCATCCAACGCGATCATGCTCGACAGCGCCGCCGGCGAATACCTGGCGAAAATGGGCCTGCCGGAAGAGGACTTCAACTCGTACGCCACCCACCGTGGAGACCACTTGACCGCACAGCGCGCAACCTTCGCCAACCCGAAACTGTTCAATGAAATGGTCGTGGAAAACGGCAAGGTCAAACAGGGTTCGCTGGCGCGTGTCGAGCCGGAAGGCCAAGTGATGCGCATGTGGGAAGCCATCGAAACCTACATGGAACGCAAGCAGCCGCTGATCATCATTGCCGGCGCCGATTACGGTCAGGGTTCGTCCC from Pseudomonas tensinigenes harbors:
- the acnD gene encoding Fe/S-dependent 2-methylisocitrate dehydratase AcnD; translation: MNTEFRKTLPGSPLDYFDARAAVEAIQPGSYDTLPYTSRVLAENLVRRCDPATLTDSLKQLIERKRDLDFPWFPARVVCHDILGQTALVDLAGLRDAIALQGGDPAQVNPVVPTQLIVDHSLAVEAGGFDKQAFEKNRAIEDRRNEDRFHFINWTKKAFKNVDVIPPGNGIMHQINLEKMSPVIQVREGVAFPDTCVGTDSHTPHVDALGVIAIGVGGLEAESVMLGRASWMRLPESVGVELTGKLQPGITATDMVLALTEYLRKQKVVGAWLEFFGEGAAALTLGDRATISNMAPEYGATAAMFYIDQQTIDYLKLTGREDQQVQLVEQYAKLTGLWADSLKGAQYERGLTFDLSSVVRNMAGPSNPHARVAVSDLAAKGISGQWDDVPGQMPDGAVIIAAITSCTNTSNPRNVIAAGLLARNANKLGLTRKPWVKSSLAPGSKTVALYLDEAGLTTELEQLGFGVVAFACTTCNGMSGALDPLIQQEIIDRDLYATAVLSGNRNFDGRIHPYAKQAFLASPPLVVAYAIAGTIRFDIEKDVLGVVDGKEIRLKDIWPSDEEIDAVVKSSVKPEQFRQVYIPMFAVHEDTGPKVTPLYDWREMSTYIRRPPYWEGALAGARPLKGMRPLAVLPDNITTDHLSPSNAIMLDSAAGEYLAKMGLPEEDFNSYATHRGDHLTAQRATFANPKLFNEMVVENGKVKQGSLARVEPEGQVMRMWEAIETYMERKQPLIIIAGADYGQGSSRDWAAKGVRLAGVEAIAAEGFERIHRTNLVGMGVLPLEFKPGTDRHTLAIDGSETYDVIGERKPRADLTLVIHRKNGERVDVPVTCRLDTAEEVSIYEAGGVLQRFAQDFLEESAVAV